From the Vanessa cardui chromosome 8, ilVanCard2.1, whole genome shotgun sequence genome, the window gaaagaagaaaatatgaatctgataaaataaaagttaaaataatgcaTAAAAGTAACCTTGATTAGGCAGCCTGGTCATCTTTTCAACAATATGATCTAAGTTTACAGCCACAGCTCCGGCGTTTTCATTGATAAAAGATCCAAGTGAGATGAAATGATTGAAAGCACTTTCATAATCTTCTGAGCGAACTAAGTCGGTAATTGTGTTTGACAAATTTCTAATAGCTCCTCGACCGTTTCCATCTATGTAGCCCAGTTCTTCTAAATAGAAACCAAGTTTAGTAAGAACTAAGGCTGGCGAAACTACAGGATTCCCGAGTATAACTCCTTTAAAATTACCAGATATATCTTTTTCCTGAAATTGAAATATTGCCAAAAGTAATCATTTAATGAGTTCTTACGAATAGTATTTTAGAATAAACCAATAATTGCACGAGGATATGGTTAACTTACTTCCAATAATCTTATTGCCAATGAGAGTGCTAATTGAGAACCATCTCCTTGGCCACAAATATAGAGTGGTGAATTGTTGTAATCTTCGTGAAGTGAATAAAATGACTGTAATGTTCTTAGTAAATGTTCGACTGGAAAGGaacattactattattttagtaaGAGGGATAGAATTACAGATAATAGATTCTCAGTTAGATATTAACTTACCATTCTGTTCAATATCAGGGAAATCGTCGGCATTTCTAGAAACACTTGAACTAAAACCAGTACCCAATGGTGCATCAACGAATAGTAAATTATAATCGTTAAcctttaacaaacaaatataaatacatattaaaacttttataatgattttttaatttagagttAATCTTTCTATCAAGTTGTTTTTACCCATTACAGACGGCTTAAAAACATTATCAATATATGGAAGGTGCTAAGAATTTAGATAGATTTGGCAAGCACTTGGACTTCATTGCTTAAAGAAATTTTTGAACATATTTCACAACATTTAGAATACAAGAATCTAGTGGTTAAGcctttttatatacaaactatttaaatttcttttttgataaaaaacacgcaaataaaaatgtgaaagttgAGCATCCTATGGGCATATATGTAGATAAAAGCATTTCCaattgaagaaatattaactattctttgtAAACTAAATTCGTCGTTAATCGTCTTCTAAATTTCATATCTAAGATAATATTTCACTTCTGCGTATTTACACTCTAGTacttactcttcaaaccggattTAAGTTATATGAAGTTACTGGTAGAGTAATTAATGAGACAGTGATACGGAGCAAGTAGTGTCACCACtagaatatttaacaattttttgtttatatcgaAATACGAACCCAGGAGTCATTTCTTCTATTCATGTTAGTGTCATACGGACCAAACATTCCGAAGTTGGCTAAAAAGCTTGGTGGTGTTCCAGTAGCTCCGTGTAACCACATCAATACAGGACGAGATGTTGGCGATGCAGAAAGTGTTGGGTAGAACCACCAAAACATATTTCCTTGGTCCGAGATTCTTGTGTATGCTGCCGTGTATTCGACATCTCCGATACCTTTTCCTTCTAGTCCTATAAAGATTTCATTCACTGATCAACAAtggtttatagttttataaataaatacaatacagaCATTATGatattgcattttaaataaaattatcaaaataaatgccTAACTTACGTATTGTTTCATAGAGTTCGTCAGCACGAATTAACCACCAAATCAAAACACCCAAACCAGCACCTAATATAACTCCCAAAATCACTAAAGTAACTATTATTTTGTTCgccatttttaaatacttataatttgtaatatttacttatacgCTACTGACATTAATCTACCGATGTCACCATCGATAGATTAAACTCATATtgttattaatcaaaaaaaatatcgtttctGAAGATATAAAAAGGAATTAAGATTCCACAACCGATACACGATTACTATGGAACCTATCATTTTATTGATtagatatttaatgttatacttTAGTTAATACGTAAGTAAGATAAAACTAATTGGGTTCAGagttcttaatatatacatatttaaaatattaaatactcgAATTTCAGTACGACCAATAAATgaccattttaaattaaaaaataatgcagGCTCGCTATACAATAAGGCCAATGGGATTACACAGAATGAACATTTTGATCCGCCAAATTAATCTTGTGTCggctataaatatgttaatcgAATTTTgaggaataatatttaaattcgacATATCGATTACGAATTGgctataataagattttattgaaaatttgtaattgaatataatatctaGCGTGATTATATAATAGACAAAGTCTGGTTCAACTGAAATCTCCCAAGTTAAAGTGCTTTATTACCGAAGATAGTCTTAAATGATTTGGAAAAGATTTCTCAATTTATAtccatcaaataaataaaaatatttgtagtaaaaAATAGTCTCgtatttagatttaataatgTCTCACAAAAGCAAGTAACAATGGGAATATTTTTCCAGTTCCGTATGTGTTTTTACAAGGCGAGACGAATAAATTTCCAggtctaattaatatattatgatttatttatataataacattggtaggaatac encodes:
- the LOC124531881 gene encoding retinoid-inducible serine carboxypeptidase-like; translation: MANKIIVTLVILGVILGAGLGVLIWWLIRADELYETIRLEGKGIGDVEYTAAYTRISDQGNMFWWFYPTLSASPTSRPVLMWLHGATGTPPSFLANFGMFGPYDTNMNRRNDSWVNDYNLLFVDAPLGTGFSSSVSRNADDFPDIEQNVEHLLRTLQSFYSLHEDYNNSPLYICGQGDGSQLALSLAIRLLEEKDISGNFKGVILGNPVVSPALVLTKLGFYLEELGYIDGNGRGAIRNLSNTITDLVRSEDYESAFNHFISLGSFINENAGAVAVNLDHIVEKMTRLPNQDYFGEMSYIESEFNMKNNMNDFMNNVVAPALGITDSVEYDGQRAYAIQALKKTYMKPNVDKVEHILNNTNLTISIYNGNLDAVSNTPGQLEWINHLEWTGQSDFMNKSRETLIFNSLIEGYFRESERLRFYWINVAGLLVPYDNSIGMRRVLHRTVNLEL